One window of Nicotiana tomentosiformis chromosome 11, ASM39032v3, whole genome shotgun sequence genomic DNA carries:
- the LOC138900984 gene encoding F-box protein PP2-B11-like, with translation MQGQWIAARDLSITWVDNPQYWTWKTVDPNIEVAELLRVAWLDIYGKIETKNLIRKTSYAVYLVFKLTDNPRELERATASLRFVNEVAEGAGIEGTTVFISKKKELPGELGRFPHLRSDGWLEIKLGEFFNNLGEDGEVEMRLMEINDKTWKSGIIVKGFDIRPN, from the exons ATG CAAGGCCAGTGGATAGCCGCAAGAGACCTTTCAATTACATGGGTGGACAATCCTCAGTACTGGACATGGAAAACTGTTGATCCTAA TATTGAAGTGGCAGAGCTTCTTAGGGTAGCTTGGCTTGACATTTATGGAAAGATCGAGACAAAAAATCTTATTCGAAAGACTAGTTATGCTGTATATTTAGTGTTCAAGTTAACAGATAACCCTCGTGAACTTGAACGAGCCACAGCATCGCTAAGATTTGTGAACGAAGTGGCGGAGGGCGCTGGCATTGAGGGTACCACTGTTTTCATCTCGAAGAAAAAGGAATTACCAGGAGAACTTGGCCGGTTCCCACATCTCCGAAGTGATGGCTGGTTAGAAATCAAGCTTGGTGAGTTTTTCAACAACTTAGGAGAGGATGGTGAAGTCGAAATGAGGTTGATGGAAATCAATGACAAAACTTGGAAATCTGGCATCATTGTTAAGGGCTTCGACATTCGTCCAAACTAA